From a region of the Saccharomyces paradoxus chromosome IV, complete sequence genome:
- a CDS encoding IMP dehydrogenase, translating into MAAIKDYKTALQFAKSLPRLDGLSVQELMDSKIRGGLTYNDFLILPGLVDFASSEVSLQTKLTRNITLNIPLVSSPMDTVTESEMAIFMALSGGIGFIHHNCTPEDQADMVRRVKNYENGFINNPIVISPTTTVGEAKSMKKKYGFAGFPVTEDGKRNAKLVGVITSRDIQFVEDDSLLVQDVMTKNAVTGAQGITLSEGNEILKKIKKGRLLIVDEKGNLVSMLSRTDLMKNQNYPLASKSANTKQLLCGASIGTMDADKERLRLLVKAGLDVVILDSSQGNSIFQLNMLKWVKESFAGLEVIAGNVVTREQAANLIAAGADGLRIGMGTGSICITQEVMACGRPQGTAVYNVCEFANQFGVPCMADGGVQNIGHITKALALGSSTVMMGGMLAGTTESPGEYFYQDGKRLKAYRGMGSIDAMQKTGTKGNASTSRYFSEFDSVLVAQGVSGAVVDKGSIKKFIPYLYNGLQHSCQDIGCRSLTLLKKNVQSGKVRFEFRTASAQLEGGVNNLHSYEKRLHN; encoded by the coding sequence ATGGCCGCTATTAAAGACTACAAGACCGCACTGCAATTTGCCAAGAGCCTTCCAAGACTGGATGGTTTGTCTGTGCAGGAATTGATGGACTCGAAGATCAGAGGTGGGTTGACTTAtaacgattttttgatcttaCCAGGTTTAGTCGATTTTGCGTCCTCTGAAGTTAGCCTACAGACTAAGCTGACCAGGAATATCACTTTAAACATTCCATTGGTTTCCTCTCCAATGGACACTGTGACAGAATCGGAAATGGCCATCTTTATGGCTCTGTCGGGTGGTATCGGTTTTATTCACCATAACTGTACGCCCGAGGACCAAGCTGACATGGTCAGAAGGGTCAAGAACTATGAAAATGGGTTTATTAACAACCCTATTGTGATTTCTCCAACAACCACCGTTGGTGAAGCTAAGAgcatgaagaaaaagtatggATTTGCAGGCTTCCCTGTCACGGAAGATGGCAAGAGAAATGCAAAGTTGGTGGGAGTCATCACTTCTCGTGATATACAGTTCGTTGAGGACGACTCTTTACTCGTTCAGGATGTCATGACCAAGAACGCTGTTACCGGTGCACAAGGTATCACGTTATCAGAAGGTAACGAGattctaaagaaaatcaaaaagggtaGGCTATTGattgttgatgaaaaggGTAACTTAGTTTCTATGCTTTCCAGAACtgatttaatgaagaatcaaaacTACCCATTAGCGTCCAAATCTGCCAACACCAAGCAATTGCTATGTGGTGCTTCCATTGGTACTATGGACgctgataaagaaagactAAGATTATTGGTCAAAGCCGGCTTGGATGTCGTCATCTTGGATTCATCCCAAGGCAACtctattttccaattgaacATGCTCAAGTGGGTCAAAGAGAGTTTCGCAGGTCTGGAAGTCATCGCTGGTAACGTTGTGACCAGGGAACAAGCTGCCAATTTGATTGCTGCCGGTGCGGATGGTTTGAGAATCGGTATGGGAACTGGCTCTATTTGTATCACTCAAGAAGTTATGGCTTGTGGTAGGCCACAAGGTACAGCGGTCTACAACGTGTGTGAATTTGCTAACCAGTTCGGTGTTCCATGTATGGCTGATGGTGGTGTTCAAAACATCGGTCACATTACCAAGGCGTTGGCTCTTGGATCTTCTACTGTTATGATGGGTGGTATGTTGGCTGGTACTACGGAATCACCAGGTGAGTATTTCTATCAAGATGGTAAAAGATTGAAGGCGTACCGTGGTATGGGTTCCATTGACGCCATGCAAAAGACTGGTACTAAAGGGAATGCATCTACGTCTCGTTacttttcagaatttgaCAGCGTTTTGGTTGCACAGGGTGTCTCCGGCGCTGTCGTTGACAAAGGATCcattaagaaatttattccgTACTTGTACAATGGATTACAACATTCTTGCCAAGACATTGGCTGTAGGTCGTTAACTctattaaagaagaatgtcCAGAGCGGTAAAGTTagatttgaattcagaACGGCTTCTGCTCAACTAGAAGGTGGTGTTAATAACTTACATTCTTACGAAAAGCGTTTACATAACTGA
- a CDS encoding SRP1/TIP1 family protein produces MVKLTSIAAGVAAIAATVAAAPATTTLSPSDERVNLVELGVYVSDIRAHLAQYYMFQAAHPTETYPVEVAEAVFNYGDFTTMLTGIAPDQVTRMITGVPWYSTRLRPAISSALSKDGIYTAIPK; encoded by the coding sequence atgGTCAAATTAACTTCAATTGCTGCTGGTGTTGCCGCCATCGCTGCTACTGTTGCCGCTGCCCCAGCCACTACTACTCTGTCTCCATCTGACGAAAGAGTCAACCTGGTTGAATTGGGTGTCTACGTCTCCGATATCAGAGCTCACTTGGCCCAATACTACATGTTCCAAGCTGCCCACCCAACTGAAACCTACCCAGTTGAAGTTGCTGAAGCCGTTTTCAACTACGGTGACTTCACCACCATGTTGACCGGTATTGCTCCAGACCAAGTCACCAGAATGATCACCGGTGTCCCATGGTACTCTACCAGATTGAGACCAGCCATTTCTAGCGCTTTATCCAAGGACGGTATCTACACTGCCATTCCAAAATAG
- the MPH2 gene encoding alpha-glucoside permease (Alpha-glucoside permease~similar to YJR160C) produces the protein MKNLPFLINRRKENTSNSDLYPGMAKLHEPNWIEMDDHTKKDNLDIVHLEFSPDPITPSDNNKVVAEVFDATEDAQEADESERGMPLMKALNAYPKAVAWSLLVSTTLIMEGYDTAILGAFYALPVFQRRFGSQDDQTGEWEIPASWQIGLTLCYMAGEIVGLQLTGPSVDLVGNRYTLIIALFFLTAFTFILYFCNSLGMIAVGQALCGMPWGCFQCLTVSYASEICPLALRYYLTTYSNLCWLFGQLFAAGIMKNSQNKYADSELGYKLPFALQWIWPVPLALGIFFAPESPWWLVKKGRLDEARRSLGRTLSGKGPEKEILITLEVDKIKVTIEKEKRLTSREGSYSDCFKDKINRRRTRITCLCWAGQATCGSILIGYSTYFYEKAGVSVETSFTFSIIQYCLGICATFLSWWASKYFGRYDLYAFGLAFQTIVFFIIGGLGCSNTHGAKMGSGSLLMVVAFFYNLGIAPVVFCLVSEMPSSRLRTKTIILARNTYNLVSIACSVLILYQLNSKKWNWGAKSGFFWGALCFCTLIWAIIDLPETAGKTFVEINELFKLGVRARKFKSTKVDPFLVKESFRNVSHNDPKEDMEASIPDGEQSTPSLMN, from the coding sequence ATGAAAAACTTGCCTTTTCTCATAAACAGAAGAAAGGAGAATACGAGTAACTCGGATTTATACCCTGGAATGGCTAAATTGCATGAACCCAACTGGATAGAAATGGACGACCATACTAAGAAGGACAACTTAGATATCGTTCATCTTGAGTTCAGTCCAGATCCAATCACACCAAgcgataataataaagtaGTAGCAGAGGTATTTGATGCTACGGAGGATGCCCAGGAGGCAGACGAAAGCGAAAGAGGAATGCCACTTATGAAAGCATTGAATGCGTATCCCAAAGCAGTTGCTTGGTCATTATTAGTCTCTACAACATTGATCATGGAAGGGTACGATACGGCTATTCTGGGCGCTTTCTACGCTTTGCCGGTATTTCAGAGGAGGTTTGGCTCACAAGATGACCAAACCGGAGAATGGGAAATTCCAGCGTCATGGCAAATTGGGTTGACCTTATGTTACATGGCAGGTGAGATTGTGGGGCTACAATTAACGGGGCCCTCCGTGGACCTTGTTGGCAATCGTTACACATTGATTATCGCATTGTTTTTTCTAACTGCCTTCACTTTCATACTGTATTTTTGCAACAGTTTAGGTATGATTGCTGTGGGCCAGGCACTGTGTGGAATGCCATGGGGTTGTTTTCAGTGTTTGACAGTGTCTTACGCTTCGGAAATATGTCCCTTGGCTCTTAGGTATTATCTAACCACATATTCAAACTTATGTTGGTTATTTGGCCAACTTTTTGCTGCTGGCATcatgaaaaattctcaaaACAAATATGCAGACTCAGAATTAGGATATAAGCTGCCATTTGCCTTGCAGTGGATTTGGCCAGTACCTTTAGCATTgggtattttttttgcaccTGAATCTCCATGGTGGCTAGTCAAAAAAGGAAGGCTCGATGAGGCAAGGAGATCACTTGGAAGAACTTTAAGCGGCAAAGGCcctgaaaaagaaatactgATAACTCTGGAGGTggataaaataaaagtgactatagaaaaggagaaaagGCTCACAAGCAGGGAAGGCTCCTACAGCGATTGTTTTAAAGACAAGATTAATCGAAGAAGAACGAGAATTACTTGTCTCTGTTGGGCAGGTCAAGCAACTTGTGGTTCAATATTAATAGGCTATTCAACTTACTTTTACGAAAAGGCTGGCGTTAGTGTTGAAACATCCTTCACTTTTAGTATTATTCAATATTGTCTCGGTATTTGTGCTACATTTTTATCTTGGTGggcttcaaaatattttggaagATATGACCTTTACGCTTTTGGACTGGCATTCCAGaccattgtttttttcattattggcGGCTTGGGGTGCTCAAACACACACGGTGCTAAAATGGGAAGTGGCTCTCTTTTGATGGTAgtagcttttttttacaatttaGGAATTGCCCCCGTCGTTTTTTGCTTAGTCTCTGAAATGCCATCTTCAAGACTAAGAACTAAAACGATTATTCTAGCACGTAACACTTACAATTTGGTCAGTATCGCATGTAGTGTTCTTATATTATACCAACTGAACTCTAAGAAGTGGAACTGGGGCGCAAAGTCTGGCTTTTTCTGGGGTGCCTTATGTTTCTGCACTTTAATCTGGGCTATAATCGATCTACCCGAAACTGCCGGGAAGACTTTTGTGGAAATAAATGAACTGTTCAAACTTGGAGTTCGGGCTAGAAAGTTCAAATCAACAAAAGTAGACCCGTTTCTTGTCAAAGAATCTTTTAGAAATGTCTCCCATAATGATCCCAAAGAAGATATGGAAGCTTCCATCCCGGATGGAGAGCAAAGTACCCCATCACTTATGAACTAA